Proteins from one Gossypium raimondii isolate GPD5lz chromosome 8, ASM2569854v1, whole genome shotgun sequence genomic window:
- the LOC105790736 gene encoding uncharacterized protein LOC105790736, with amino-acid sequence MESTEGEGSSEPEIQFTEIETTAECLDGSLIFHVVKDTIGFILYMHQQIPSILQDITLEFDLMHTEYKELEVDLAKTELKASLRRKHIGRMREVKQGIRKMEKFMSTISSLQSALQLLISQIPNIHEVILVLGTSPIRPQHVYQLCFSHANPAPSAEANFIKGKTAEWLSRKAIRALISKDAGSSSYPGPTKLFLMVKAPTSLNLPLHFLPKRDFRYSKKIVPFRLRFRCRTQGLKIDEDHNSLPGRSTGIDSSNDLIWFQCRHAIKGIAFKTPEEE; translated from the exons ATGGAATCGACGGAAGGAGAAGGAAGCTCAGAGCCGGAGATACAGTTCACGGAGATCGAGACGACGGCCGAGTGCTTGGACGGCTCCCTCATCTTCCATGTCGTCAAGGACACCATCGGTTTCATTCTCTACATGCATCAGCAAATCCCTTC AATTTTGCAGGATATCACTCTTGAATTCGACTTAATGCATACTGAATACAAAGAATTG GAGGTGGATCTTGCAAAAACTGAGTTAAAGGCATCTTTGCGACGAAAGCACATTGGCAGAATGAGAGAGGTTAAGCAAGGGATCAGAAAGATGGAAAAGTTTATGAGTACAATTTCAAGTCTTCAAAGTGCGTTGCAATTGTTAATAAGTCAAATCCCTAACATTCATGAGGTTATTTTGGTCCTTGGTACAAGTCCAATTCGGCCTCAGCATGTTTATCAGTTGTGTTTTTCGCATGCAAATCCTGCTCCGTCCGCTGAAGCTAATTTCATCAAAGGCAAAACAGCAGAATGGCTTTCAAGGAAG GCTATTAGGGCATTGATTTCGAAAGATGCAGGTTCCAGTTCCTATCCAG GCCCTACAAAGTTGTTTCTGATGGTTAAAGCTCCCACCTCACTCAATCTGCCCTTGCATTTTCTTCCAAAACGTGACTTCAGATACAGTAAAAAG ATTGTGCCTTTCAGGTTACGGTTTAGATGCAGAACCCAAGGTTTGAAAATTGATGAGGATCACAATTCACTGCCTGGCAGATCAACAGGGATAGATTCTTCAAATGATCTAATCTG GTTTCAGTGTCGGCATGCAATAAAAGGCATAGCATTCAAGACACCAGAAGAAGAATGA
- the LOC105790737 gene encoding general transcription and DNA repair factor IIH helicase subunit XPD gives MKFQIEDVTVYFPYDHIYPEQYSYMIELKRTLDAKGHCLLEMPTGTGKTIALLSLITSYSLSKPQSPMKLIYCTRTVHEMEKTLAELKILHNYQIKHLGPQARILAIGLSSRKNLCVNPTVVAAENRDSVDAGCRKLTASWVRALAEENTDVTTCEFFESYEKAASAAVLPPGVYTLQELRAFGKEKGWCPYFLARHMVQFANVVVYSYQYLLDPKVAGIISKEMQKESVVVFDEAHNIDNVCIEALSVSVRRQTLEGATRNLSRISQEIDRFKATDTSILRAEYNRLVEGLALRGNLPITDNWLSNPALPDDILKEAVPGNIRRAEHFLHVLRRLVQYLSGRLDTENVEKESPVGFVASISSHAGIDQKTLKFCYDRLHSLMLTLEITDTDEFLHIQTICDFATLVGTYGRGFSTIIEPFDERMPHIPDPVLQLSCHDASLAIKPVFDRFQSVVITSGTLSPIDLYPRLLNFHPVVSRSFTMSLTRDCICPMVLTRGSDQLPVSTKFDMRSDPGVVRNYGKLLLEMVSVVPDGIVCFFVSYSYMDGIINTWNDTGILKEIMQHKLVFIETQDVVETTLALDNYRRACDCGRGAVFFSVARGKVAEGIDFDRHYGRLVIMIGVPFQYTLSKILLARLEYLRDTFQIKEGDFLTFDALRQAAQCVGRVIRSKADYGMMIFADKRYSRHDKRSKLPSWILSHLQDANLNLSTDMALHIAREFLKKMAQPYDKTGSSDKKTLLSQEELEKLGDRSMHEMSY, from the exons ATGAAGTTCCAAATCGAAGACGTCACCGTCTACTTCCCTTATGATCACATTTACCCGGAACAGTACTCTTACATGATCGAACTGAAACGAACCTTAGATGCCAAAGGACATTGCCTTCTCGAAATGCCTACCGGAACCGGCAAAACCATCGCGTTACTATCTCTCATCACCAGCTACTCTCTCTCCAAACCTCAAAGCCCCATGAAGCTCATTTACTGTACACGCACTGTCCACGAGATGGAAAAAACACTGGCCGAATTAAAGATTTTGCATAATTACCAGATTAAACATTTAGGACCCCAAGCTAGGATTCTTGCTATTGGGCTTTCCTCCAGGAAGAACTTGTGCGTCAACCCAACGGTTGTAGCCGCGGAGAACCGTGATTCGGTGGATGCTGGGTGTAGGAAGTTGACAGCGAGTTGGGTTCGAGCTTTGGCGGAGGAGAATACCGATGTGACTACGTGTGAGTTTTTTGAGAGTTATGAGAAGGCTGCTTCTGCCGCCGTGTTGCCACCCGGAGTTTATACCCTTCAG GAGTTGAGGGCCTTTGGGAAGGAGAAAGGGTGGTGTCCGTACTTTTTGGCTAGACATATGGTACAGTTTGCAAATGTGGTTGTTTATAGTTATCAATATTTGCTTGATCCAAAGGTGGCTGGAATCATATCAAAGGAAATGCAGAAAGAGTCCGTTGTGGTCTTTGATGAGGCTCATAATATTGACAATGTGTGTATTGAAGCACTTAGTGTTAGTGTTAGGAGACAGACACTTGAAGGAGCGACAAGGAATCTTAGTAGGATAAGTCAAGAGATTGATAG GTTCAAGGCCACTGATACAAGCATACTTCGTGCTGAATACAACCGACTTGTGGAGGGTTTGGCGCTGAGAGGAAACCTACCTA TCACAGACAACTGGCTTTCAAATCCTGCCTTACCGGATGATATTCTAAAGGAAGCTGTACCTGGAAATATCCGTCGAGCTGAGCACTTCTTGCATGTTCTACGTAGATTGGTTCAGTATCTAAGTGGTAGACTGGACACTGAAAATGTTGAGAAAGAAAGCCCTGTTGGTTTTGTTGCCTCTATCAGTAGTCATGCTGGAATTGACcagaaaacattgaaattttgttatgaTCGTTTGCATTCACTCATGTTGACCCTAGAAATAACTGACACAGATGAGTTCTTACACATCCAAACAATATGTGACTTTGCAACTCTTGTAGGCACTTATGGTCGTGGGTTTTCAACTATTATTGAACCCTTTGATGAAAGGATGCCACATATTCCAGATCCTGTCTTGCAG CTTAGCTGTCATGATGCTTCACTTGCCATAAAGCCTGTTTTTGATCGATTCCAATCAGTTGTTATTACATCTGGCACACTCAGCCCAATTGATCTGTACCCTCGCCTTCTTAACTTTCATCCAGTTGTTAGTCGTAGCTTTACAATGTCCTTGACTAGAGATTGCATATGTCCAATGGTTCTCACACGAGGAAG CGATCAACTTCCTGTTAGTACCAAATTTGATATGAGAAGTGATCCTGGTGTCGTGAGGAATTATGGGAAGCTCTTGTTGGAGATGGTCTCCGTTGTCCCTGATGGAATTGTCTGTTTTTTTGTCAGTTATTCATACATGGATGGAATTATTAACACTTGGAATGACACTGGGATTCTGAAG GAAATAATGCAACATAAGCTTGTCTTCATTGAGACGCAAGATGTTGTAGAAACGACATTGGCACTGGACAATTATCGCAGGGCTTGTGACTGTGGAAGAGGTGCAGTATTTTTTTCTGTTGCCAG AGGAAAGGTTGCTGAAGGTATAGATTTTGATCGACATTATGGCAGACTAGTAATCATGATTGGTGTTCCTTTCCAGTATACGTTGAGCAA GATATTGCTGGCAAGGTTGGAGTatttacgagacacattccagATAAAGGAAGGAGATTTTCTTACTTTTGACGCCTTG AGGCAAGCTGCTCAATGTGTGGGCCGAGTTATCCGTTCAAAGGCTGATTATGGGATGATGATATTTGCTGATAAGAG GTATAGCCGACATGACAAGCGCTCAAAATTGCCAAGTTGGATACTGTCTCATTTACAAGATGCAAACCTGAATTTGAGCACTGACATGGCTCTGCATATAGCAAGAGAG TTCCTAAAAAAAATGGCTCAACCATATGACAAGACTGGTAGCAGTGACAAGAAGACTTTACTCTCACAAGAAGAGTTGGAGAAATTGGGCGACAGAAGCATGCATGAAATGTCGTATTAA